The following coding sequences are from one Sphingobium sp. RAC03 window:
- a CDS encoding NADPH-dependent F420 reductase, with protein sequence MKIGILGTGHIGKTLVMRLSAAGHEVKVANSRGPDTIEAELLSTGARAVTTEVALTDVEAVILSIPLNRIRDIAPLIAALSEDVTVIDTSNYYPFRDDKIEPIESGQVESLWVAEQLGRPIAKAWNAIGSASLASKYKPAGAPDRIAIPVAADREQDRRVVMTLVNDTGLDAFDAGSLANSWRQQPGAPVYCTDLTYAEIASALEAAERDRLPKRRDLGVAVMQERLGDGTTNPDEDWGVRLVRAINM encoded by the coding sequence ATGAAGATCGGAATCCTGGGTACTGGCCATATCGGCAAGACATTGGTCATGCGACTGAGCGCGGCAGGACATGAGGTCAAGGTGGCCAATTCTCGTGGACCCGACACCATTGAAGCCGAGCTTCTTTCGACCGGTGCGCGGGCCGTGACGACCGAAGTTGCGCTTACCGATGTAGAGGCGGTCATCTTGTCGATTCCGCTGAACCGCATTCGCGATATTGCGCCATTAATCGCCGCATTGTCGGAGGATGTGACAGTGATTGACACCTCCAATTACTACCCGTTCCGTGACGACAAGATCGAGCCGATCGAAAGCGGCCAGGTCGAAAGCCTGTGGGTGGCGGAGCAACTCGGCCGTCCGATCGCTAAAGCGTGGAACGCGATCGGCTCTGCTTCCCTTGCAAGCAAATACAAACCGGCAGGTGCGCCGGACAGGATCGCTATTCCTGTTGCTGCCGACCGTGAGCAAGACCGGCGAGTTGTGATGACGCTGGTCAATGATACCGGGCTGGATGCGTTCGACGCTGGCTCCCTAGCCAATTCATGGCGCCAACAGCCTGGCGCGCCGGTCTACTGCACGGACCTAACTTATGCCGAGATCGCCTCCGCTCTGGAAGCGGCGGAGCGGGACAGGTTGCCCAAGCGACGGGATCTTGGCGTTGCCGTAATGCAGGAGCGTCTGGGTGACGGCACCACCAATCCTGATGAGGATTGGGGCGTTCGTCTGGTTCGCGCCATCAATATGTAG
- a CDS encoding winged helix-turn-helix transcriptional regulator, with protein MADRDWQCESPEQQLVWAAATSEALRVLEGKWKIVIIFQLFAAKEPLRFSELERRVAGVNQKMLIQQLKELEKDGIVTRTIYPQVPPRVEYALSAMGLALGPSIEALIDWTFMRREASES; from the coding sequence ATGGCAGATCGTGATTGGCAGTGCGAGAGTCCCGAGCAGCAGCTGGTGTGGGCTGCCGCGACCAGCGAGGCGCTGCGGGTGCTCGAAGGCAAATGGAAGATCGTGATCATCTTTCAACTGTTCGCGGCCAAGGAGCCTCTTCGGTTCTCGGAGTTGGAGCGTCGTGTCGCAGGCGTGAACCAGAAGATGCTGATCCAGCAACTTAAGGAGCTGGAGAAGGACGGTATCGTCACGCGTACGATCTATCCTCAGGTGCCGCCCAGGGTTGAATATGCACTCAGTGCAATGGGTCTGGCGCTCGGACCCTCCATAGAAGCTCTGATCGACTGGACCTTCATGCGACGAGAGGCCTCCGAAAGCTGA